CCGGGCGCCGACCTTGGGGCGCGGCTTGCGGGCCTGTCCTGCGACTGGCTGCTGTCGATCGCGAACCTGTCCATCATCCCCCGGGACGTGCTGGCCCTGCCCGCGAAGGGCGCGGTGAACTTCCACGACGGCCCGCTGCCGCGCCACGCCGGGCTGAACGCCCCGGTCTGGGCGCTGATCGAGGGCGAGACCCAGCACGGCATCACCTGGCACCTGATCGAGGGCGGCGTGGACGAGGGTGATATCCTCGTGTCGCGCGCCTTCGACATTGCCGCCAACGACACCGCGCTGACCCTCAACACAAAGGCTTACGAGGCGGCCATCGCCTCTTTCCCGGCGCTGCTGGACCAGTTGGAAGGCACGCTGCGCCCGGTGCCGCAGGATCTTTCCGCGCGCAGCTATCACGCGCTGACCGACCGGCCCGCGCAGCAAGGCGTTCTGGACCTCACCCGACCGGCGGCGGATCTGGCGCGGCTGCTGCGCGCGCTGGATCACGGCCCCTACTGGAACCCGCTGGCGCGAGCGAAGCTGCGGACGGCGGGCGGCCTCTGGCTGGTCACGGGGGCCACGGAAACCGCCAGCCAGGCCGCGCCCGGCACCGTTCTGGAGACCTCCGAGACCGCGCTGACCGTTGCCTGCGGGGGCGGCGCGCTGCGGCTGTCGCTGGCGCGGATCTGCGGCACGCCGGTCAGCGCCACCCAGGTCGCTGCGACCGGGGATGTCCTGCCCACCGGCCCGCTGCTGCCCGAGGCCGAGATCGCCGCGATTGCCCGCCGTGAGGCCACGCTGCGGCGCGCCTTCGCCACATTCGACGCGGCCATGTTGCCGGGCCTGCGCGGCACGGGCAGCGGAATCGAAACGCGCCCGCTGAGCCTGTCCGAGGGCTGCGACCGTGACGCGCTGACCGCGCTTTGGGCGCGGCGGATCACCGGCCAGTCCGCGCCGGACCTCGCCTTTGCCGACGATACCGTCAGCCGTGCCGCGCAAAGCGACCTCTGCCTGCCATGGACGCCGCGCCGCGCCAGCGAAAGCGGCCTGTCCGACAGCGCGGGGCCGGTCTTTGCCGATCTGTTCGCCCGCGACCCCGACCTCGATTGGCCCGGAACCCCGGCGCTTGGCGTCGCAGAGGCGGCCCATGTGCCCGGCACCGCGCTGACGGTTCAGCGCACCGGCGCCCTGTCCTATGACACCGCCCGCATCGACCCGGCGCAGGCAGAGCTTCTGGCCGCCCGGCTGGAGCTTTGGGCCACAGAGCCCGACACCCCCCTGCCCAAGGCGGAACGGGCGCAGGTCCTCGACCTGTGGAACGCCACCGACACCGACCACGATCGCGGGCTGACCATGCAGGCGGCCTTCGAGGCGCAGGTGGCCAGGAGCCCCGACGCCGTGGCGCTGGTCTTCGAGGACCAGCGCGTGACCTACGCCGACCTCAACGCCCGCGCCAACCGCGCCGCGCATCTGCTGCGCGAGATGGGGGTCGGGGCCGAGACCGTTGTGGGCCTGTGCTGCCGCCGCTCCGTCGACCTGATGGTCGGCGCGCTTGCGATCCTGAAGGCGGGCGGGGCCTATCTGCCGATGGATCCCTCTTACCCCGCCGACCGGCTGAAGCACTTCGTCGAGGACAGCGGCGCCACCGTCCTCGTCACGCAGGCGGCGGTCGAGCCGCAACTGCCCGAGCACCGCGCCGAGGTTCTGGTGCTGGACGCAGAGCCGCGCCTTGCCACCGCGCCGGTTGGCAACCCCGACCCCGCCAGCGGGCCGGAAAACCTTGCATACATGATCTATACAAGCGGATCGACCGGCAAGCCCAAGGGCGTGATGATCGAACACCGCAACGTGCTGAACTTCTACACCGGCATGGACGCGCATATCCCGGCGCAGGGGACATGGCTGGCGGTGACCTCCCTCAGCTTCGACATCTCGGTGCTGGAACTATTTTGGACCACCGCGCGGGGCCTGACCGTCGTGCTGACCGGGGACGAGGACCGCGGGCTGATCTCCAAGGGGCCGATGCCCACCGGCGGCGCGGGCATGGAATACAGCCTGTATTACTGGGGCAACGACGACGGCGCAGGCCGGGACAAGTACCGCCTGCTGCTGGAGGGCGCGCAATTCGCCGACGAAAACGGCTTCGTCGCGGTCTGGACGCCCGAGCGGCACTTTCACGCCTTTGGCGGTCCCTATCCGAACCCCTCTGTCACCGGCGCCGCCGTCGCGGGTGTGACCAAACGGATCGGCGTGCGCGGCGGCTCCGTCGTGGCCCCGCTGCACCATCCGGCGCGGATCGCCGAGGAATGGGCGGTGATCGACAACCTGACCGGCGGGCGCGCGGGCATGGCCATCGCCAGCGGCTGGCAGCCGGACGATTTCGTGCTGCGCCCCGAGAACACGCCACCCGCCAACAAGCCCGCGATGATGGAAAGCATCGAGACGGTGCGCAAGCTGTGGCGCGGCGAGGCGGTGGGCTTTCCCCGCAAGGACGGCACGCTGCACGAGGTGGTGACGCAGCCGCGCCCCGTCTCGAAGGAACTGCCGGTCTGGGTCACGACCGCCGGCAACCCCGAGACATGGCGCGAAGCCGGGCGCGCGGGCTGCAACGTGCTGACGCACCTCCTGGGCCAGTCGGTCGACGAGGTCGGCGGCAAGATCGCGCTGTACCACGAGGCTTTGCGCGAGGCGGGGCACGATCCGGCGCAGTTCAGCGTCACGCTGATGCTGCACACCTTCCTGTCGGACAGCCGCGACCACGCGCGAGAGATCGCCCGCGAGCCGATGAAGGACTACCTGCGCTCTGCCGCCGGTCTGATCAAGCAATACGCCTGGGCCTTTCCCGCCTTCAAGCGGCCCGAGGGGGTGTCGAACGCCTTCGACCTGCAACTCGACGGGCTGGAACCCGAGGAACTGGACGCCATCCTCGACTTTGCCTTCGAACGGTATTTCACCGACAGCGGGCTGTTCGGCACGGTCGAGGATGCGCTGGCGCGGACCGACGACCTGAAGCGCATCGGCGTGACGGAAATCGCCTGCCTGATCGACTACGGCATCGACCGCGAAACGGTGCTGGAGGGGCTGAAGCCGCTGGCGCAGGTGGTCAAGGCCGCCAAGGCCGCGCCTGAGCTTGCGGCGGATGACTTCTCTATCGCCGCGCAGATCGTGCGGCACGGCGTGACCCATCTGCAATGCACCCCCTCGATGGCGCGGATGATCGCCATGAACGACGAGGCGCGCTTTGCCCTGCGCGGTGTGCAACATGTATACCTCGGCGGCGAACCCCTGCCCGGGGCGCTGGTGGACGAATTCCGCGCGATGACCGGCGCCACCCTGACCAATATGTACGGCCCGACCGAAACCACGATCTGGTCCTCGGTCGAACCGGCCACAGGCGGCGAGGCGGTGGTCAATATCGGCCAGCCGCTTGCGAACCAAAGGCTTTACGTGCTGGACCCCGACCGCCAGCCGGTCGGGGTCGGCATGGAGGGCGAGCTTTGGATCGGCGGCGAGGGCGTCACTCGCGGTTACTGGAACCGTCCCGACCTGACCGCCGACCGCTTCACCGACAACCCGTTCCACGCCGGGCGGATGTACGGGACGGGCGATCTGGTCCGCCGCCGCGCCGATGGCCGCATCGACTTTGTCGGGCGGGTCGACGGCCAGATCAAGCTGCGCGGTCACCGGATCGAACTGGGCGAGATCGAGGCCGCGCTGGAGGCGGTGCCGGGTGTGACCCAGGCCGTGGTGGTCCCGCGCGAGGATCAGCCGGGCGACCTGCGGCTGGTCGGCTATTATACAGGCGGTATGCAGGATGAACCGACGCTGCGCGCCACCCTGTCCGAAACGCTGCCGGCCATCATGGTGCCCGCCCGCTTCGTCGCGCTGGACGCCTTTCCGCTGACCCCGAACAAGAAAGTGGACCGCAAGGCCCTGCCCGCCCCCGCCGCACGCAGGGTCGAGGCCCCGGCGCCCCGGCGCGAAGCGGCGGCCACCGCCGCCCCCGCCCGGCCCGGAAAACCCCCGAAATCCGTCGAACAGGCGGTGGCGCGGATCTGGACCTCTGTCCTGGGCGTTTCGGAGATCGGGCCGCGCGACAGTTTCTTCGACCTCGGCGGGCATTCCCTGCTGGCGGTGCAGGCGCATCGCGCCCTGCGTGACGAGTTGGGCGCGAAGCAGATGTCGATTACCGACATCTTCCGCTTCCCGGTTCTTGAGGACCTTGCCGAGCGGGTCTCGCAACTGGTCGACGGCCTGCCTGCCCCGCACCCCGCACAGGCCCCTGCCGCAGCCCCCGAGCGCGCGCAGTCGCGCAGCGATGCCATGGCGCGGCGCCGCGCGATGCGGGCCCGCCGCCGGGCATGAGCCCTGCGTCCGACCTGCCGGACCTCATTCGGCGGGTCACTCGCTCCGGCCTGTTCTGGGGCCTCGCCCGGATCGGCGAGGACGGCAGGCTGTTTCCCGAGGAGGCCGCCCATGTCGCGCGCGCGGTCCCGGGGCGCCGCGCCGAGTTCCTTGCCGGCCGGATCGCTGCCCGCCGGGCGCTGGCGCAGCTTGGGTACAAGACACCGCCGCTGCCCGCCGGACCCGACCGCACGCCGCTGTGGCCGGCCGGGATCACCGGCAGCATCAGCCACAGCGCCGGGACAGCCATCGCCGTGGTCGGCGACAGCGCCCGGCACCCGCTGCTGGGCGTCGATATAGAACCCGCCGAGCCGTTGCCCGTGGAACTGATCGCCGAAATCTGCCGCCCCGAAGAGATCGCGGACCTGCCTGCCTGGGACAGGCCCATGCTGGCGCGCAAGCTCTTTTCCGCGAAAGAGGCGCTTTACAAGGCGCAGTATCCGCGCAGCCGGACGGTCTTTGGCTTCCATGGCCTGACGGTCGATCTGCACAGCGGCGAAGCCCGCTTTCCGCCACACCCGGAGACGGCCAGATTCGCGCCCGATTCTCGGCAACCCCTGCGCCTTGCGCAGGCCGCCGGGCCGTGGCTGATCCTGTCTTTGGGCCACGCGCCCAGCTGATTCCACGCCCATTCCGCCACCCGGGCGCCATATTTTGCGCTGATTTCGCGCAACTTTTTGAGTTTACGGCGAAAATGTGGCGCCGGTTCACGTGACGGACACGCATTGTTTCCCCGGGATCTCCGGAAAATCCATGGCGAAATTGCGGCACTTCGCCTAGATTGTGGCCTGACGGTGGCGCGGATCGGACGCAATCCCGACGAGATCGGGACGCAACCGGGACGCGCTGTCTCCGCATTGGGGGCATCTTTGCGGGAGAGCGAGAAGAATGAACCAGTTCCAGTCGATCGACGAGGTCTTGGCCGCCCTGCGCCGTCGCGCGTGGCTGATTGTCATCGTGGCCTTGGTGGGCTGCGTGCTGTCCGTGTATTTCGCGCTGGGGCAGGTGAAGGAATACGTGGCCACCGCCGTCGTCCAGATCGAGGATGCCCGC
This region of Ponticoccus alexandrii genomic DNA includes:
- a CDS encoding MupA/Atu3671 family FMN-dependent luciferase-like monooxygenase; amino-acid sequence: MAFSSILIGDQSLLVQCAEQLLARGNAVSAVVTRNTDVAGWAQARGLRVEAPGADLGARLAGLSCDWLLSIANLSIIPRDVLALPAKGAVNFHDGPLPRHAGLNAPVWALIEGETQHGITWHLIEGGVDEGDILVSRAFDIAANDTALTLNTKAYEAAIASFPALLDQLEGTLRPVPQDLSARSYHALTDRPAQQGVLDLTRPAADLARLLRALDHGPYWNPLARAKLRTAGGLWLVTGATETASQAAPGTVLETSETALTVACGGGALRLSLARICGTPVSATQVAATGDVLPTGPLLPEAEIAAIARREATLRRAFATFDAAMLPGLRGTGSGIETRPLSLSEGCDRDALTALWARRITGQSAPDLAFADDTVSRAAQSDLCLPWTPRRASESGLSDSAGPVFADLFARDPDLDWPGTPALGVAEAAHVPGTALTVQRTGALSYDTARIDPAQAELLAARLELWATEPDTPLPKAERAQVLDLWNATDTDHDRGLTMQAAFEAQVARSPDAVALVFEDQRVTYADLNARANRAAHLLREMGVGAETVVGLCCRRSVDLMVGALAILKAGGAYLPMDPSYPADRLKHFVEDSGATVLVTQAAVEPQLPEHRAEVLVLDAEPRLATAPVGNPDPASGPENLAYMIYTSGSTGKPKGVMIEHRNVLNFYTGMDAHIPAQGTWLAVTSLSFDISVLELFWTTARGLTVVLTGDEDRGLISKGPMPTGGAGMEYSLYYWGNDDGAGRDKYRLLLEGAQFADENGFVAVWTPERHFHAFGGPYPNPSVTGAAVAGVTKRIGVRGGSVVAPLHHPARIAEEWAVIDNLTGGRAGMAIASGWQPDDFVLRPENTPPANKPAMMESIETVRKLWRGEAVGFPRKDGTLHEVVTQPRPVSKELPVWVTTAGNPETWREAGRAGCNVLTHLLGQSVDEVGGKIALYHEALREAGHDPAQFSVTLMLHTFLSDSRDHAREIAREPMKDYLRSAAGLIKQYAWAFPAFKRPEGVSNAFDLQLDGLEPEELDAILDFAFERYFTDSGLFGTVEDALARTDDLKRIGVTEIACLIDYGIDRETVLEGLKPLAQVVKAAKAAPELAADDFSIAAQIVRHGVTHLQCTPSMARMIAMNDEARFALRGVQHVYLGGEPLPGALVDEFRAMTGATLTNMYGPTETTIWSSVEPATGGEAVVNIGQPLANQRLYVLDPDRQPVGVGMEGELWIGGEGVTRGYWNRPDLTADRFTDNPFHAGRMYGTGDLVRRRADGRIDFVGRVDGQIKLRGHRIELGEIEAALEAVPGVTQAVVVPREDQPGDLRLVGYYTGGMQDEPTLRATLSETLPAIMVPARFVALDAFPLTPNKKVDRKALPAPAARRVEAPAPRREAAATAAPARPGKPPKSVEQAVARIWTSVLGVSEIGPRDSFFDLGGHSLLAVQAHRALRDELGAKQMSITDIFRFPVLEDLAERVSQLVDGLPAPHPAQAPAAAPERAQSRSDAMARRRAMRARRRA
- a CDS encoding 4'-phosphopantetheinyl transferase family protein, translated to MSPASDLPDLIRRVTRSGLFWGLARIGEDGRLFPEEAAHVARAVPGRRAEFLAGRIAARRALAQLGYKTPPLPAGPDRTPLWPAGITGSISHSAGTAIAVVGDSARHPLLGVDIEPAEPLPVELIAEICRPEEIADLPAWDRPMLARKLFSAKEALYKAQYPRSRTVFGFHGLTVDLHSGEARFPPHPETARFAPDSRQPLRLAQAAGPWLILSLGHAPS